One part of the Salinivirga cyanobacteriivorans genome encodes these proteins:
- the rimO gene encoding 30S ribosomal protein S12 methylthiotransferase RimO yields the protein MKKVNIINLGCAKNLVDSEHLARQLQANGYSVVYDHPELHDYTLINTCGFIHDAQQESIDTILEAVTLKNKHPESFVGVFGCLTQIFKEQLKKEIPEVDGWFGKYDFNAILSALQGKHYKNYDHERVISTPSHFSYLKISEGCHRKCAFCSIPVITGNYKSVPAKELVKEAEFLAKTGVKELILIAQDLTYYGQDLEQDTTLVSLVQMLSKIDGIEWIRLHYAYPVGIPDDLFDEMQANPKVCRYLDIPVQHISDNVLKAMKRGHNSQKTAQLIQNIKNKVPGIALRTTMMVGFPGETTQDFEQLLEFVRTEKFDRLGAFPYSHEKYTYAYDHLKDDVPEEIKEQRLEQLMEVQHEIALERNTAMVGQTLRVIIDRKEDSVGYGRSEFDSPEVDGEITIENGELLKVGAFYDIKITGAEAYELFGKVTNYA from the coding sequence TTGAAGAAAGTTAATATCATAAATCTGGGTTGTGCCAAAAACCTTGTTGATAGCGAACACCTGGCCCGTCAATTACAGGCCAATGGCTATAGCGTTGTATACGATCATCCGGAGCTGCACGACTATACATTAATTAACACGTGTGGATTTATACACGACGCCCAACAAGAATCTATTGATACCATACTTGAAGCTGTTACGCTAAAAAATAAGCATCCCGAAAGCTTTGTAGGGGTTTTTGGTTGCTTAACACAAATTTTTAAGGAACAACTCAAAAAAGAGATCCCCGAAGTTGATGGCTGGTTCGGCAAATATGACTTTAATGCCATTTTAAGTGCCTTGCAGGGCAAACACTATAAGAATTATGACCATGAGCGGGTAATCTCTACCCCGTCCCATTTTAGCTATTTAAAAATTTCAGAAGGCTGTCATCGTAAATGCGCCTTTTGCAGCATTCCTGTAATTACCGGAAACTATAAATCAGTACCCGCCAAAGAACTTGTAAAAGAAGCTGAGTTTCTTGCAAAGACAGGCGTTAAAGAACTTATACTCATTGCCCAGGATCTGACTTACTATGGGCAGGACCTGGAGCAAGACACTACGCTTGTCTCATTAGTACAAATGCTTTCTAAAATTGATGGAATCGAATGGATCAGGTTGCATTATGCTTATCCTGTTGGCATTCCTGACGATTTATTTGATGAAATGCAAGCAAATCCAAAGGTTTGCCGCTACCTCGACATACCGGTTCAACACATTTCAGACAATGTACTCAAAGCAATGAAACGTGGTCATAACAGCCAAAAAACAGCACAACTCATTCAAAATATAAAAAATAAGGTACCTGGTATTGCCCTGCGAACCACCATGATGGTGGGTTTTCCCGGAGAAACCACACAAGATTTTGAGCAATTACTCGAATTTGTCCGCACAGAAAAATTCGACCGGTTGGGTGCCTTTCCCTATTCGCATGAGAAATATACCTATGCCTATGATCATTTAAAAGATGATGTGCCTGAAGAAATCAAAGAACAACGCCTGGAACAATTGATGGAGGTACAGCATGAAATTGCTCTTGAGCGAAATACAGCAATGGTTGGGCAAACTTTACGTGTAATTATCGACCGGAAGGAGGATAGTGTGGGATATGGAAGAAGCGAATTTGATTCTCCTGAGGTAGATGGAGAAATTACAATTGAGAATGGCGAATTACTTAAAGTTGGGGCTTTTTATGACATAAAGATTACAGGTGCTGAAGCTTATGAACTTTTTGGAAAGGTAACAAACTATGCATGA
- the ftsY gene encoding signal recognition particle-docking protein FtsY yields the protein MGIFSKDKKKNLDKGLSKTKQSVFQKLSRAVVGKSKVDDDVLDQLEEVLITSDVGVNTTLKIIERIEKRVSKDKYTSTTELNQILREEITGLLTETEHKDQNTWELPEGKKPYVIMIVGVNGVGKTTTIGKLAHKYKENGKKVIIGAADTFRAAAIDQLEIWSQRVDVPLIKQKMGSDPASVAYDTVASAQKQDTDVVIIDTAGRLHNKVNLMNELSKIKRVMQKVIPDAPHEILLILDGSTGQNAFEQAKQFTKATEITAMAITKLDGTAKGGVVIGVSDQLQVPVKYIGIGEKVEDLQIFNKTEFVDSLFS from the coding sequence ATGGGAATATTTTCAAAAGATAAAAAAAAGAATCTCGATAAGGGTTTATCTAAAACAAAGCAGAGTGTTTTTCAGAAGCTGTCGAGAGCTGTGGTTGGAAAATCAAAGGTTGACGATGATGTTTTGGACCAACTGGAAGAAGTTCTGATTACATCTGACGTAGGAGTAAATACAACCCTTAAAATTATCGAGCGCATAGAAAAGCGGGTTTCAAAAGACAAATATACCTCCACCACTGAATTGAATCAGATTTTGCGTGAAGAAATCACGGGTCTGCTTACTGAGACAGAGCATAAAGACCAGAACACCTGGGAGTTACCTGAGGGCAAAAAACCTTATGTAATAATGATTGTGGGTGTCAATGGTGTTGGAAAAACCACAACCATTGGTAAACTGGCTCATAAATACAAAGAGAATGGAAAGAAAGTTATCATCGGTGCTGCCGATACTTTCCGCGCAGCTGCAATTGATCAATTGGAAATATGGAGTCAACGAGTTGATGTACCACTGATCAAACAAAAAATGGGCTCCGACCCTGCTTCCGTAGCCTACGACACGGTAGCCTCTGCACAAAAGCAGGATACAGATGTAGTTATCATTGATACTGCAGGCCGTCTGCACAATAAAGTAAACCTGATGAATGAACTCTCTAAAATAAAACGTGTGATGCAGAAAGTAATCCCCGATGCACCGCATGAGATATTGCTCATTTTGGATGGATCTACAGGTCAAAATGCTTTCGAACAGGCCAAACAATTTACCAAAGCCACTGAAATTACAGCAATGGCCATAACTAAACTCGATGGCACTGCAAAAGGTGGCGTTGTAATTGGTGTTTCTGACCAGTTACAGGTGCCTGTAAAATACATTGGAATTGGCGAAAAAGTAGAAGACCTGCAAATTTTCAATAAAACAGAGTTTGTAGATTCACTTTTTTCCTAA
- a CDS encoding DUF4295 domain-containing protein, with product MAKKVVATLKSGTGKEFAKVIKMVKSPKSGAYQFKEGIVNNEHVKDFFSKK from the coding sequence ATGGCTAAGAAAGTAGTTGCAACCCTTAAGTCAGGGACAGGAAAAGAATTTGCCAAAGTTATTAAAATGGTAAAATCACCAAAAAGTGGTGCATATCAATTCAAAGAAGGAATTGTGAATAACGAACACGTTAAAGATTTCTTCTCAAAAAAGTAA
- the rpmG gene encoding 50S ribosomal protein L33, which translates to MAKKKGNRVQVILECTEHKDSGKPGTSRYITTKNRKNTPNRIELKKYNPVLKKVTLHREIK; encoded by the coding sequence ATGGCAAAGAAGAAAGGAAATCGTGTGCAGGTTATTTTAGAATGCACTGAACATAAAGATAGCGGAAAACCGGGTACATCGCGCTATATTACGACTAAAAATCGTAAGAACACACCCAATCGTATTGAGTTAAAAAAGTATAACCCAGTACTCAAAAAAGTAACTTTACACAGAGAAATAAAATAA
- the rpmB gene encoding 50S ribosomal protein L28 codes for MSRVCQITGKRPMVGHHISHSNTKTKRKFYPNLLKKRFFHPEEKRWITLRVSANGLRVINKKGLATALNEAKEKGYITKY; via the coding sequence ATGTCGAGAGTTTGTCAGATTACAGGAAAAAGACCAATGGTTGGACACCACATTTCGCACTCTAATACGAAAACGAAGAGAAAATTCTATCCCAACCTGTTGAAAAAGCGCTTCTTTCATCCGGAAGAGAAAAGATGGATCACTTTGCGTGTTTCTGCTAACGGACTGCGCGTAATTAATAAAAAAGGCCTTGCAACAGCGTTGAATGAGGCAAAAGAAAAAGGATACATTACAAAATATTAA
- a CDS encoding CinA family nicotinamide mononucleotide deamidase-related protein, whose translation MAQYSASIITIGDEILIGQIVDSNSAWLADYLFHAGFEVKEIRSISDQPEHIQQTLDDAIATTDLVLLTGGLGPTNDDRTKFALNAYFNGEMVLNESVLDDIKAFIVKKRGYLKLIENNKAQALVSDKATVLRNPIGTAPIQMFNKSGTLIVSMPGVPFEMKHVFEHKVMAELHKHFVLEAHAYRTFHVVGYPESELANKLEQWENDLPESLELAYLPSPGVIRLRLKDQVNHTHNINVQAKKLYEILGSQIIAEGKEKVEFTLGKILKDNNKTISVAESCTGGLLGHRITSVAGASAYLKGGITAYSNEAKEKQLGVNSATLEKHGAVSEAVAKEMAIGAAKAFNTNYAISTTGIAGPDGGTETKPVGTVWIGFYLEGEVYAQSFLFTHDRMVNMERTATVAMYNMIDWLRKS comes from the coding sequence ATGGCTCAATACTCAGCATCTATTATCACCATTGGCGACGAGATACTCATTGGACAGATTGTAGACAGTAATTCGGCATGGTTGGCAGACTACCTTTTTCATGCAGGGTTTGAAGTAAAGGAAATAAGAAGCATTAGCGACCAACCCGAACATATACAGCAAACACTTGATGATGCAATAGCCACAACTGATTTGGTTTTATTAACAGGCGGGCTTGGTCCCACAAATGATGACCGCACAAAATTTGCACTAAATGCGTATTTCAATGGAGAAATGGTATTAAATGAATCGGTACTTGATGATATAAAAGCTTTTATTGTAAAAAAAAGAGGGTATTTAAAACTGATAGAGAATAATAAAGCTCAGGCCCTGGTATCTGATAAAGCAACGGTCCTACGTAACCCTATTGGCACAGCCCCCATTCAAATGTTTAATAAATCAGGTACGCTCATTGTTTCAATGCCCGGCGTACCCTTTGAAATGAAACACGTGTTTGAACATAAAGTTATGGCAGAACTGCACAAACATTTTGTACTGGAAGCACATGCCTATCGAACTTTTCACGTAGTTGGATATCCCGAAAGTGAACTGGCAAACAAACTTGAACAGTGGGAAAACGATCTGCCTGAATCACTTGAGCTTGCCTATCTGCCCTCACCAGGTGTTATAAGACTCAGATTGAAAGACCAGGTGAATCATACACATAATATAAATGTACAGGCAAAAAAACTATACGAAATTCTGGGTTCCCAAATTATAGCAGAAGGCAAAGAAAAGGTTGAATTTACTCTGGGTAAAATATTAAAAGACAACAACAAAACAATATCGGTGGCAGAAAGTTGTACCGGCGGTTTGCTAGGCCACAGAATAACCTCCGTGGCAGGGGCTTCAGCGTACTTAAAAGGCGGAATTACTGCCTATAGCAATGAGGCTAAAGAAAAGCAACTCGGTGTGAATTCTGCAACACTTGAAAAACATGGTGCTGTAAGCGAAGCTGTGGCTAAAGAAATGGCCATTGGAGCAGCTAAAGCGTTTAATACGAATTATGCAATCTCTACTACCGGAATTGCAGGCCCGGATGGCGGCACCGAAACAAAACCGGTAGGTACAGTTTGGATAGGATTTTACCTGGAGGGCGAAGTATATGCACAAAGTTTTCTTTTCACCCACGATCGCATGGTAAACATGGAGAGAACCGCTACAGTAGCCATGTACAACATGATCGATTGGCTAAGAAAAAGTTAA